Proteins encoded within one genomic window of Cytophagales bacterium:
- a CDS encoding sodium:proton antiporter yields MTLNYRIVFVFLVMLIGFSAQSFPVEELSPGEAVELVASSDSGSSEHHGPAAWSVFPFVLLLLMIATGPLFYEHFWHKNYPIVALVLAAIVIGYYLFGLHNSHSPIHALAEYVQFIALLSGLYIASGGIMIIVDKKAAPGTNVILLAIGAVIANIIGTTGASMLLIRPFIRLNKNRIKAYHIIFFIFLVSNIGGCLTPIGDPPLFLGFLKGVPFFWTLSHNVVPWAFAVVVLLVLFFLYDKRNKSDYSFGEDVSEPTNKVAIRGTRNFWWLSVVVGSVFLDPNVFEWVPGIEYDGVKFSFIREIIMFTSAFLAYKFADKQALSGNDFNFEPIREVAFIFIGIFGTMMPALELVSNYAQSPEGAALISHNTLYWGTGLLSGFLDNAPTYINFLTAAMASTGASITVLPEVVEYASGGFPNSILNLQAISVAAVFFGAMTYIGNGPNFMVKSIAEQVGIKMPSFFGYIIRFSIPILLPIFLLVWLIFFAFA; encoded by the coding sequence ATGACCCTTAATTACCGCATTGTCTTTGTATTTCTGGTGATGTTGATCGGATTTTCCGCTCAATCTTTCCCTGTGGAAGAATTGAGTCCTGGGGAAGCCGTGGAGCTTGTAGCCAGCAGCGATTCCGGATCTTCCGAACATCATGGGCCTGCGGCATGGAGTGTCTTCCCTTTCGTTTTGCTGCTCTTGATGATCGCCACAGGTCCGCTTTTTTACGAACACTTCTGGCATAAGAACTATCCAATAGTTGCGTTGGTTCTGGCAGCAATCGTAATAGGGTACTATTTATTTGGTTTACATAATTCACATAGCCCTATTCATGCCCTGGCGGAATATGTTCAGTTCATTGCATTGCTTTCCGGATTGTACATTGCCTCAGGTGGGATCATGATTATCGTCGACAAAAAGGCAGCACCAGGTACGAACGTCATCTTGTTGGCCATCGGGGCTGTAATCGCAAATATCATCGGAACGACAGGGGCTTCAATGTTACTGATCCGTCCATTTATCCGATTGAATAAAAATCGGATCAAAGCCTATCACATCATCTTTTTCATCTTTTTAGTGAGTAATATCGGCGGTTGCCTCACTCCCATCGGAGATCCTCCGCTGTTTCTAGGGTTCTTAAAAGGTGTTCCATTTTTCTGGACCTTAAGTCACAATGTGGTGCCCTGGGCATTCGCAGTGGTGGTCTTGTTGGTGCTTTTCTTCCTGTACGACAAAAGAAACAAGTCCGATTATAGTTTCGGCGAAGATGTATCGGAACCCACCAACAAAGTGGCCATTCGTGGTACAAGAAATTTCTGGTGGTTGTCCGTGGTAGTTGGCTCTGTTTTCCTCGACCCCAATGTTTTTGAGTGGGTGCCAGGAATTGAATACGATGGCGTGAAATTCTCTTTTATTAGAGAGATCATCATGTTTACCAGTGCTTTCTTAGCTTATAAGTTTGCTGACAAACAGGCTTTGAGTGGCAATGATTTCAATTTTGAGCCAATACGAGAAGTAGCCTTTATCTTCATTGGCATATTTGGCACCATGATGCCCGCTCTGGAATTGGTAAGCAATTATGCCCAATCTCCTGAAGGAGCAGCGCTGATCTCTCACAATACCCTTTACTGGGGAACAGGACTACTTTCAGGGTTCCTGGACAATGCACCAACTTATATTAACTTCCTAACGGCAGCTATGGCTTCCACAGGAGCAAGCATTACGGTACTGCCAGAAGTGGTCGAATACGCCTCCGGAGGATTTCCAAATTCTATCCTGAATCTGCAAGCCATATCAGTGGCAGCAGTTTTCTTTGGCGCCATGACCTACATTGGCAACGGCCCTAACTTCATGGTCAAGTCAATTGCAGAGCAAGTTGGTATTAAAATGCCTTCTTTCTTCGGTTACATCATTCGGTTTTCTATCCCGATCTTATTACCGATCTTCTTGCTCGTTTGGTTGATCTTCTTTGCATTTGCCTGA
- a CDS encoding hemolysin family protein — protein sequence MIWEGILICLFFSAFFSGMEIAFVSSDKITLELIHQKGGRVGWILGIFHRNRAHFLATTLVGNNIALVAYGGLANILLKTHFPLEPLLLSIPLYAIISTILVLITAEFLPKSLFMLNPSFMLRLLAIPMGLIYLLLWIVVWPVVQISKIIITQIFKLEYSEDKPVYGITDLNNYIRTNIISTPEEEHEIDTKIFNNALEFKEVKVRECMIPRTEIIAVDIDDDIQELKQAFIESGHSKIVVYKESIDDVIGYCHSLELFKKPSTIKKILTSIIIVPETTPANELLVQFINEHKSLALVVDEFGGTSGIVSMEDVIEEIFGEIRDEHDDEELLENKISDTEYLLSARHEIDYLNETYALDLPEGEFDTLGGLILHVYEDIPDLNEVITHENFEFVIVSVQDNRIDHVRLSLIDLEENSK from the coding sequence ATGATTTGGGAAGGGATATTAATTTGCCTGTTTTTCTCTGCTTTTTTCTCCGGGATGGAAATAGCTTTTGTTTCTTCCGACAAGATCACTCTTGAGTTGATCCATCAAAAAGGAGGAAGAGTAGGATGGATTCTTGGCATTTTTCATCGCAATCGTGCACACTTTCTGGCCACTACATTGGTGGGCAATAATATCGCTTTGGTTGCGTATGGAGGCTTGGCGAACATTTTGCTTAAAACCCACTTCCCGTTAGAGCCGCTACTCTTGTCAATACCTCTCTATGCGATCATCTCTACCATTTTGGTTTTAATAACGGCAGAGTTTCTTCCTAAGAGTTTATTCATGCTCAACCCTAGTTTCATGTTGCGTTTGCTTGCCATTCCCATGGGACTGATCTATTTGTTGCTTTGGATTGTTGTTTGGCCTGTGGTGCAGATTTCCAAAATCATCATCACTCAGATATTCAAATTGGAATATTCTGAGGATAAACCCGTTTATGGCATCACAGATCTCAATAACTACATCAGAACAAATATCATATCGACTCCTGAAGAGGAGCATGAGATCGACACCAAGATCTTCAACAATGCCTTGGAATTCAAAGAGGTAAAGGTCCGGGAGTGTATGATCCCCAGGACAGAGATCATAGCGGTAGATATTGATGACGACATTCAAGAACTGAAACAGGCGTTTATTGAAAGTGGACATTCTAAGATTGTGGTGTACAAAGAATCCATTGATGACGTAATTGGCTACTGTCACTCACTTGAGCTCTTTAAGAAACCTTCCACCATTAAAAAAATCCTCACATCGATCATTATTGTGCCAGAAACCACTCCGGCAAATGAACTATTGGTACAATTCATCAATGAGCACAAAAGCCTGGCTCTGGTGGTCGATGAGTTTGGGGGGACTTCCGGGATTGTCAGCATGGAAGATGTCATCGAAGAAATTTTTGGAGAGATCCGCGATGAACATGATGATGAAGAATTGCTGGAAAACAAGATTTCCGATACAGAATACCTGCTAAGTGCCCGTCACGAGATCGATTACCTGAATGAGACTTATGCTCTCGATCTTCCAGAAGGTGAATTTGACACGTTAGGAGGGTTGATCCTGCATGTTTACGAGGACATTCCCGACCTCAACGAGGTGATTACGCATGAGAATTTCGAGTTTGTGATCGTTTCTGTGCAGGATAATCGCATCGATCATGTACGATTATCCCTGATCGATCTGGAAGAAAATTCAAAGTAG
- a CDS encoding type III pantothenate kinase gives MEEKLVFDVGNTRIKGGRFHGSKLVDIFYVESAESLVELIGSSESPAIVSSVVMTSDIFETLPAKKRPLFLDRQTTLPIQLNYDTPETLGMDRLAAAVGGYTEFPGERVLIMDLGTCNTYDIIDHQGTFHGGIISPGYNMRMRSMHEMTGRLPDISMDQFSSTNFPGKSTRECMYLGAREGMAMEINGFIDQFKKEFDLSRVIVTGGSASSFESFIKPPIFVRPEIVLVGLHRILDDHEAD, from the coding sequence ATGGAGGAAAAGTTAGTTTTCGATGTGGGTAACACCCGGATCAAAGGAGGGCGATTTCATGGTTCGAAACTTGTGGATATCTTTTATGTAGAGAGTGCAGAATCTCTGGTCGAATTGATCGGTTCCAGTGAATCTCCAGCGATTGTCAGTTCAGTTGTCATGACATCTGATATTTTTGAGACGCTGCCTGCAAAAAAAAGACCCCTGTTTCTTGATCGCCAAACAACTTTGCCTATTCAACTCAATTATGATACGCCTGAAACCCTGGGTATGGATCGGTTAGCAGCAGCTGTTGGAGGTTACACCGAATTTCCGGGCGAGCGTGTACTCATCATGGACCTTGGAACCTGTAACACTTACGATATCATTGATCATCAGGGAACTTTCCATGGAGGAATCATTTCTCCAGGTTACAATATGCGTATGCGCTCGATGCACGAAATGACGGGACGTTTACCGGACATTTCCATGGATCAATTTTCCAGCACCAACTTTCCGGGTAAAAGCACCCGTGAATGCATGTATCTGGGTGCAAGAGAGGGAATGGCCATGGAAATCAATGGTTTTATTGACCAATTCAAAAAAGAATTTGACCTCTCGCGCGTTATTGTAACCGGTGGAAGTGCATCCAGCTTTGAATCCTTTATAAAACCACCCATCTTTGTGCGCCCTGAAATCGTACTGGTGGGATTGCATAGAATTTTAGATGATCATGAGGCGGATTAA
- the lptC gene encoding LPS export ABC transporter periplasmic protein LptC — MLCVLVAMVACETKDLKQAESYEGPIRVIVDENTMMTDSGKAVIRIRSAKKITFKSGDENWPEGLNLEIYRKDGKTKQSTFRSDVAEYSSEEDIYRGIGNVVVQNFDTKDELNTEELFWDPNKEIFYTEKFVTIVSDGEIHTGNGLTADQNFDSYTIHEPSGTLTIEDDPQ, encoded by the coding sequence ATGCTCTGCGTACTAGTTGCGATGGTAGCCTGTGAGACCAAGGACCTGAAGCAAGCTGAGTCGTACGAAGGGCCTATTCGGGTCATTGTGGATGAAAATACCATGATGACTGATTCCGGAAAGGCGGTGATCCGTATCCGTTCGGCCAAAAAGATCACCTTTAAAAGTGGAGATGAAAATTGGCCTGAAGGGTTGAATCTTGAGATTTACCGCAAGGATGGAAAAACAAAGCAATCGACTTTTCGTTCCGATGTGGCTGAGTACAGCAGTGAGGAAGATATCTATCGTGGCATCGGGAATGTGGTAGTACAGAACTTCGATACCAAAGATGAACTCAATACCGAGGAATTGTTTTGGGATCCCAACAAAGAGATTTTCTACACCGAGAAGTTTGTAACCATCGTTTCGGATGGAGAGATCCATACAGGGAATGGATTGACGGCTGACCAAAACTTTGATAGCTACACCATACACGAGCCTTCAGGTACCCTGACCATTGAGGATGACCCACAATAA